Proteins encoded within one genomic window of Anopheles gambiae chromosome 3, idAnoGambNW_F1_1, whole genome shotgun sequence:
- the LOC1279389 gene encoding probable ribosome production factor 1: MSSSDSDSEFQEEPKPSTSKAKGKKKDDGKPKRKRLQDYLDEKAAREVAERAEELLRKRRRRGLADDEEDPEETTFPVINPMNFVKNKEIRHKQFKRMQGAKRKEEKEAKKTRKLEGIPSAPNHTIESLREKDDTTVVNMEGEDQAEVMNDLANDEFCEYYQKSYEPRVMITFNATPHMVTRKFASLLRRMIPNAKTFRRNKTQLKRVCKSAIRENYTDILVVNENRKKPEGLLLIHLPDGPTAHFKVSNFKDLKDLKRNERDITTHRPEVILNNFTTRLGLTIGRMLGALFHYEPEFRGRRAVTFHNQRDYIFFRHHLYEFDKNGKRVKLRELGPRFTLKLRSLQVGLFDGKCGDYEWMITNKRHQMESRRRFFL; the protein is encoded by the coding sequence ATGTCTAGCAGCGATAGTGATAGTGAATTTCAAGAGGAACCTAAACCATCCACGTCGAAggcgaaagggaagaaaaaagatgaTGGAAAACCGAAGCGTAAACGACTGCAGGACTATTTGGATGAGAAGGCAGCCCGCGAGGTAGCCGAGCGGGCGGAAGAGTTACTGCGGAAACGGCGTCGCCGTGGTCTGGCGGACGATGAAGAAGATCCAGAGGAGACAACGTTCCCGGTGATCAACCCGATGAATTTTGTCAAGAACAAGGAGATCCGCCACAAGCAGTTCAAACGTATGCAGGGGGCCaagaggaaggaagaaaaggaGGCCAAAAAGACGCGCAAGCTAGAGGGCATACCATCCGCTCCGAACCATACGATCGAAAGTCTGCGCGAGAAGGATGATACGACGGTGGTTAATATGGAAGGGGAGGATCAGGCGGAAGTCATGAACGATCTGGCAAACGACGAGTTTTGCGAGTATTATCAGAAGAGCTACGAACCGAGGGTGATGATAACGTTCAACGCGACACCGCACATGGTAACGCGCAAGTTTGCATCCCTGCTGCGACGAATGATTCCAAATGCAAAAACCTTCCGGCGTAATAAGACACAACTGAAGCGGGTGTGCAAGAGCGCTATACGCGAGAACTATACCGACATCCTGGTGGTGAACGAAAACAGGAAGAAACCGGAAGGTTTGCTGCTTATTCACCTGCCCGACGGACCGACGGCACACTTCAAAGTAAGCAACTTTAAAGACTTGAAGGATTTGAAGCGCAACGAGAGGGACATTACAACACATCGACCGGAGGTGATTTTGAACAACTTTACCACTCGCCTGGGATTGACTATTGGTCGCATGTTGGGCGCACTGTTTCACTACGAACCAGAATTTCGCGGGCGTCGTGCAGTAACGTTCCACAATCAGCGTGATTACATCTTCTTTCGGCATCATCTGTACGAATTCGACAAGAACGGAAAGCGTGTGAAACTGCGCGAACTGGGGCCACGATTTACGC
- the LOC1268965 gene encoding Golgi phosphoprotein 3 homolog sauron — protein MNRTDGLVRRVKARDTESNGGSSSSAANNVDQEDNKVDKEDEMEDCDSKETRLTLMEEVLLLGLKDKEGYTSFWNDCISSGLRGCILIELGLRGRIELERAGMRRKGLCTRKIILKSDTPTGDVLLDEALKHIKETCPPETIQSWIEYLSGETWNPLKIRYQLKNVRERLAKNLVEKGVLTTEKQNFLLFDMTTHPLTDNVIKCRLVKKIQDAVLTKWVNDPQRIGKRMLALILLAHASDVLENAFAPLNDDDYELAMRRVRELLDLDFEAESAKSNANEVIWAVFAAFTK, from the exons ATGAATCGAACTGACGGGCTTGTGCGACGTGTAAAAGCACGCGACACCGAATCGAACGGAGGATCGTCTTCGTCCGCGGCAAATAATGTCGACCAGGAGGACAACAAAGTAGACAAGGAGGACGAGATGGAAGACTGCGACTCCAAGGAAACGCGGCTGACTTTGATGGAAGAGGTGCTGCTGTTGGGGCTAAAGGATAAGGAG GGCTACACATCATTCTGGAACGATTGCATATCGAGCGGGTTGCGAGGATGTATCCTGATTGAGCTGGGCCTTCGCGGGCGTATCGAACTGGAGCGAGCCGGTATGCGAAGGAAGGGTTTGTGCACGCGAAAAATCATTCTCAAATCCGACACACCGACCGGTGATGTACTGCTCGACGAGGCCTTGAAACATATTAAAGAAACGTGCCCACCGGAGACCATTCAGAGCTGGATCGAATATTTGAGCG GGGAAACATGGAATCCGCTAAAGATACGCTATCAGCTGAAAAATGTGCGCGAGCGGCTAGCCAAGAATTTAGTCGAAAAGGGTGTACTAACGACGgagaaacaaaattttctcCTATTCGATATGACGACACATCCACTAACTGATAACGTTATCAAGTGCCGGTTGGTAAAGAAG ATACAGGATGCGGTACTAACGAAATGGGTCAACGATCCTCAGCGGATTGGCAAGCGAATGCTAGCGCTGATACTGCTGGCTCACGCGAGCGACGTCCTGGAGAATGCCTTTGCACCGCTCAACGATGACGATTACGAGCTGGCGATGCGGCGGGTGAGAGAGCTGCTCGATCTGGACTTTGAGGCGGAATCCGCCAAATCGAACGCCAACGAAGTGATTTGGGCCGTCTTTGCGGCCTTTACCAAGTAA
- the LOC1279390 gene encoding cullin-associated NEDD8-dissociated protein 1, with protein sequence MASYQIANLLEKMTSNDKDFRFMATNDLMTELQKDSIKLDDESEKKVVRMVLRLLEDKNGEVQNLAVKCLGPLVNKVKENQVETIVDLLCANMVSNNEQLRDISSIGLKTVISELPQSSNSLVPNVCQRITGKLSVAIEKEDVSVQLEALDILSDLLSRFGDLLVPFHELILKALVPQLGSARQAVRKRTIVALSHLLTTCNNNAYNKVIEHLLDGLEKPQNPGTIRTYIQCLAAICRQAGHRLCNHIERVMFLLNQYSLRDDDELREFCLQACEAFVQRCPEAIMPHIPTIVDLCLKYITYDPNYNYEADDGEGGNSMEMEDDEEIDSEEYSDDDDMSWKVRRSAAKCLESVISTRHELLEEFYKTLSPALIARFKEREENVKSDIFHAYIALLKSTRPMGDDIGHDPDSMEQIPGPISMLTDQVPTIVKAVQPLMREKSVKTRQDCFLLLRELLNALPGALSNHIDQLMSGIHYSLNDKNSTSNMKIDALGFVYCMLVGHNPQVFHAHIQLLVPLVVNAVFDPFYKIATEALLVLQQLVKVIRPVDVQTTFDFTPYVSQLYTSTLQKLRSPEVDQEVKERAIACMGQIIANMGDVLQTELVTCLPLFMERLRNEVTRLSSVKALTMIAASPLRVNLSPIIGEVIPVLGSFLRKNQRALKLNSLTLLDTLVTHYSQFLDPKLLRGAVGEVPPLLSESDLHVAQLSLVLLTSVARQQPEALVGVHEQILQEVMTLVRSPLLQGTALNCTLKLFQALVQAQLPGLSYRHLLGMLMNPVYNQQQHGGSPLHKQAYHSLAKCIAALTLQVPNEALTVAGEFLREIQNRRNDSHLMFYLLTIGEIGRHFNLHTIDTLAQTILNCFSASSEDVKGAASHALGAIAVGNLNHYLPFILNEIEAQPKRQYLLLHSLKELISSLSTSKAGLEQLLPSVPSIWTQLFKHCECSEEGSRNVVAECLGKLVLVNPEELLPRLQMALQSESALMRTAVVSAIKFTISDQPQPIDPLLRQCIGQFLFALQDPEPSVRRVALVAFNSAVHNKPSLVRDLLPELLPQLYSETKVKKELIREVEMGPFKHTVDDGLDIRKAAFECMYTLLEQGLDRVDIMQFLEHVQAGLRDHYDIKMLTYLMTARLAALCPNAVLQKLDQFVEPLRATCTLKVKANSVKQEYEKQDELKRSALRAVAALLQIPKADKNIYLAEFLILIRSSSELQPLLESVQKDSSGQSNNNIDGRDTSMDQS encoded by the exons ATGGCGTCGTATCAGATAGCGAATCTGCTGGAGAAG ATGACGTCCAATGATAAGGACTTTCGCTTTATGGCGACCAACGATCTGATGACGGAGCTACAAAAGGACAGCATCAAGCTCGACGATGAATCGGAGAAGAAAGTCGTCCGTATGGTGCTTCGCCTGCTGGAGGACAAGAACGGCGAGGTGCAGAATCTTGCGGTGAAATG CCTGGGACCGTTGGTAAACAAAGTGAAGGAAAATCAGGTGGAAACGATTGTGGACCTGCTGTGCGCCAACATGGTGTCGAACAACGAACAGCTGCGTGACATCTCTAGCATCGGTCTGAAGACGGTCATATCGGAGCTGCCACAGTCGTCCAACTCGCTCGTGCCGAACGTTTGCCAGCGCATCACCGGCAAGCTGAGCGTGGCGATCGAGAAGGAGGACGTTTCGGTGCAGCTCGAAGCGTTGGACATACTGTCGGATCTGCTGTCGCGCTTCGGCGATCTGCTGGTACCGTTCCACGAGCTCATCCTGAAGGCGCTCGTGCCGCAGCTCGGTTCCGCCCGGCAGGCCGTCCGGAAGCGCACGATTGTTGCACTGTCCCACCTGTTGACCACCTGCAACAACAACGCGTACAACAAGGTGATCGAACACTTGCTCGACGGGCTGGAGAAGCCGCAAAATCCCGGCACGATTCGGACCTACATCCAGTGTTTGGCGGCGATCTGCCGGCAGGCCGGCCATCGGCTGTGCAACCACATCGAGCGCGTCATGTTTCTGCTCAATCAGTATAGCTTGCGGGATGACGACGAGTTGCGCGAATTCTGTCTGCAGGCGTGTGAAGCGTTTGTGCAGCGCTGTCCGGAAGCGATCATGCCGCATATTCCGACG ATCGTTGATCTTTGTCTAAAGTACATCACGTACGATCCAAACTACAACTACGAGGCAGATGATGGCGAGGGTGGCAACTCAATGGAGATGGAAGACGACGAAGAAATTGATAGCGAAGAGTACAGCGATGACGACGATATGAGCTGGAAGGTGCGTCGATCGGCCGCCAAATGTTTGGAGTCGGTCATCTCCACCCGTCACGAGCTGTTGGAGGAATTCTACAAAACCCTTTCGCCGGCACTTATCGCACGCTTCAAAG AGCGCGAAGAAAACGTCAAGTCCGACATATTCCACGCGTACATCGCGCTGCTCAAATCGACCCGCCCCATGGGCGACGATATCGGGCACGATCCCGACTCGATGGAGCAAATTCCTGGCCCGATCAGCATGCTGACCGATCAGGTACCGACGATCGTGAAAGCGGTTCAGCCGCTCATGCGCGAAAAGTCGGTAAAAACGCGCCAGGATTGTTTCCTGCTGTTGCGCGAACTGTTGAACGCGCTGCCCGGGGCACTTTCGAACCATATCGATCAGCTGATGAGTGGCATCCACTACTCACTGAATGACAAAAACTCAACCTCCAACATGAAAATCGACGCCCTCGGGTTCGTTTACTGTATGCTGGTCGGGCACAATCCGCAGGTGTTCCATGCGCACATACAGCTGCTCGTTCCGCTCGTCGTGAATGCGGTGTTCGATCCGTTCTACAAGATCGCCACCGAAGCACTGctcgtgctgcagcagctggtgAAGGTGATCCGACCGGTCGACGTACAGACAACGTTTGATTTTACGCCGTACGTGAGTCAGCTGTACACCAGCACGCTGCAGAAGCTTCGCTCGCCCGAGGTTGACCAGGAGGTGAAGGAACGGGCGATCGCCTGTATGGGCCAAATCATTGCTAATATGGGCGATGTGCTGCAGACGGAGCTGGTCACCTGTTTGCCACTGTTTATGGAGCGTTTGCGGAACGAGGTGACACGATTAAGCTCGGTCAAAGCGCTGACCATGATCGCGGCGTCACCGCTGCGCGTCAATCTAAGTCCGATCATCGGCGAGGTTATACCGGTGCTGGGGTCGTTCCTGCGCAAAAATCAACGTGCGCTGAAGCTCAACTCGCTCACCCTGCTGGACACGCTCGTGACGCACTACAGCCAATTCCTGGACCCGAAGctgctgcgcggtgccgtgGGAGAAGTGCCCCCGTTGCTGAGCGAATCGGACCTGCACGTGGCACAGCTTTCGCTCGTGCTGCTTACTTCCGTGGCCCGCCAGCAACCGGAGGCACTGGTTGGGGTGCACGAGCAGATTTTGCAGGAAGTGATGACGCTGGTGCGCTCACCGCTGCTGCAAGGTACGGCACTGAACTGTACGCTGAAGCTGTTCCAGGCGCTTGTGCAAGCGCAACTGCCGGGGCTGAGCTACCGCCATCTGCTAGGGATGCTGATGAATCCGGTAtacaatcagcagcagcacggtggcAGCccactgcacaagcaggcgtACCATTCGCTGGCAAAGTGCATTGCCGCACTGACTCTGCAGGTGCCAAACGAGGCACTGACGGTGGCAGGAGAGTTTCTGCGCGAAATCCAGAACCGTCGCAATGATTCGCACCTTATGTTCTACTTGCTGACGATTGGAGAAATTGGCCGTCACTT CAATCTGCACACAATCGACACACTAGCACAAACGATCCTGAACTGTTTCTCGGCGTCGTCCGAGGACGTGAAGGGTGCCGCAAGCCATGCGCTCGGTGCAATCGCCGTCGGCAATCTCAATCACTATCTGCCCTTCATACTGAACGAGATCGAGGCACAGCCGAAACGTCAATATCTGCTTCTGCACTCATTGAAGGAGTTAATTTCGTCGCTGTCCACCAGCAAGGCCGGCCTGGAGCAGCTGCTCCCGTCCGTACCGTCGATCTGGACGCAGCTCTTCAAACACTGCGAATGCTCGGAAGAAGGCTCTCGCAACGTGGTGGCCGAATGTCTCGGTAAGCTGGTGCTGGTGAACCCCGAGGAGCTGCTCCCGCGGCTCCAAATGGCGCTGCAAAGCGAGAGCGCCCTGATGCGCACCGCCGTCGTATCGGCGATCAAGTTCACCATCTCCGATCAGCCACAGCCGATCGATCCGCTGCTGAGGCAATGTATTGGCCAGTTCCTGTTCGCGCTGCAGGATCCAGAACCGTCGGTGCGGCGTGTGGCACTTGTTGCGTTCAACTCGGCCGTGCACAACAAGCCGAGCTTGGTGCGCGATCTGCTGCCCGAGCTACTGCCCCAGCTATACTCGGAGACGAAGGTGAAGAAGGAGCTGATCCGGGAGGTGGAGATGGGCCCGTTCAAACACACCGTGGACGATGGGCTCGACATCCGGAAAGCGGCGTTCGAGTGTATGTACACGCTGCTGGAGCAGGGTCTCGATCGCGTAGACATTATGCAGTTTCTCGAGCACGTGCAGGCGGGATTGCGCGATCACTACGATATTAAGATGCTCACTTATCTTATGACGGCTCGGCTGGCGGCACTCTGCCCGAATGCCGTTCTGCAAA AACTCGATCAGTTCGTAGAGCCGCTGCGTGCTACCTGTACGCTGAAGGTGAAGGCCAACTCGGTGAAGCAGGAGTACGAAAAGCAGGATGAATTGAAAAGATCTGCACTACGCGCCGTCGCCGCACTGCTGCAAATTCCCAAGGCTG ATAAAAACATATACTTGGCGGAGTTTTTGATTCTGATCCGCAGTTCATCCGAGCTACAGCCGCTGCTCGAATCGGTACAGAAGGACTCATCCGGACAGTCGAACAACAATATCGATGGGCGGGATACGTCGATGGATCAAAGCTAG
- the LOC133393971 gene encoding uncharacterized protein LOC133393971, with protein sequence MASPLRFVDKCVQVDMVYGDEHDPVASTSWVAKINAKPSSQLPPAHSCEESQQPALVPLHKNLAMLNEKLADLEEPLHCVIRKLDWIFTKYGEAFANLSFLHDTMLMQGNAAKPFTLTYLNSIRIALFTCDLVCHNVDLRALGKSMKYLNTKFVEYVKTIDSYLPDSAPNDLFAIKLLVITKTIMHSLDRELKQIRVRLEDVLNALDLIGVLQCDMLSVVDILIKSKLDDSPEGFPNRMNNVNFGKDWFDDEYRCFLDMIEWIYDRTEIC encoded by the coding sequence ATGGCATCTCCGTTAAGGTTTGTCGATAAATGTGTCCAGGTGGACATGGTGTACGGCGACGAGCACGACCCAGTTGCATCAACGAGCTGGGTTGCTAAGATCAATGCAAAGCCGTCCTCACAGCTTCCACCGGCACATTCGTGCGAGGAATCGCAGCAACCGGCGTTAGTACCGCTGCACAAAAACCTGGCCATGTTGAATGAGAAGTTAGCTGATCTTGAAGAACCATTGCATTGCGTTATCAGGAAGCTAGATTGGATATTTACAAAATATGGTGAGGCGTTCGCTAACCTTTCATTTCTGCACGATACTATGCTGATGCAAGGTAATGCCGCCAAACCTTTCACATTGACGTACTTGAACAGCATTAGAATAGCGCTTTTTACTTGCGATTTGGTGTGTCACAATGTTGACCTGAGGGCTTTGGGCAAAAGCATGAAGTATCTTAATACAAAGTTTGTAGAATATGTGAAAACCATCGATTCCTATTTACCAGATTCAGCTCCCAACGATTTGTTTGCTATAAAGCTGCTAGTGATCACCAAAACGATCATGCATTCTCTAGATAGGGAGTTAAAGCAGATCAGAGTACGACTGGAAGACGTCCTGAACGCATTAGACCTGATCGGTGTGCTGCAGTGTGACATGCTGTCAGTAGTCGATATACTAATTAAGAGTAAATTAGACGATTCGCCGGAAGGATTTCCGAATCGAATGAATAATGTAAATTTCGGGAAGGATTGGTTTGATGATGAATATCGTTGTTTTCTTGATATGATCGAGTGGATTTACGACCGGACCGAAATCTGTTAA
- the LOC1279391 gene encoding translation factor GUF1 homolog, mitochondrial, with protein MGLTKFRTLYTLYSANYRRRVLASVQHSCFHTTTARLSDDIEYDEIPVSRIRNFSIIAHVDHGKSTLADRLLEMTGTIAKHSGNKQVLDSLQVEKERGITVKAQTASLIYQHAGQPYLLNLIDTPGHVDFSNEVSRSLAACNGVILLVDANQGVQAQTVANYHLARSKQLVIVPVLNKIDLKNARPEAVCNELLTLFDIDPDDVLKVSAKVGTGCDEVLASIVNRLPAPGANRDTDFRGLIFDSWFDKYRGALNLIYVSDGEIRTGQEIASCHTGKAYEVKSLALLRPDERKVDRLVAGQVGLLGCNMRTSKESHIGDTLYLRKNKTCVPLPGFKPQQPMVFAGVYPPDQTQHPVLKSAIEKLVLNDSAVTVAPDSSPALGQGWRLGFLGLLHLDVFSQRLQQEYDAEPVLTAPSVTYKIKLKGTKAIAAHGGNETVYISNPALLPDRTMVEEYYEPYVLGTIIAPTECVGAIIGLCVERRAVQKTSLNIDNERIMTTYLMPLNEIVLDFHDQLKSVSSGYASFDYEDHGYVETSIVRMDVLLNGQLVEELCTITHTSKAQNHARDLVVKLKELIPRQMVQIAIQAVVGGKVLARETIKAYRKDVTAKLYGGDVTRRMKLLKQQSEGKKKMRSIANINVPRDTFINVLKR; from the exons ATGGGTTTAACAAAGTTTCGCACACTCTACACGCTGTACAGTGCAAATTATCG GAGAAGGGTCTTGGCAAGTGTTCAGCATAGCTGCTTCCACACCACAACCGCCCGACTGTCGGACGATATCGAGTACGATGAGATACCGGTGTCGCGGATACGCAACTTCAGCATCATTGCCCACGTTGACCATGGGAAGAGTACGCTTGCCGACCGGTTGCTCGAAATGACCGGCACGATAGCGAAACATTCGGGCAATAAGCAAGTGCTGGACAGTTTGCAGGTTGAGAAGGAGCGCGGCATCACCGTAAAGGCACAGACGGCCTCGCTGATCTATCAGCATGCGGGTCAGCCCTACCTGTTGAATCTGATCGACACACCGGGCCATGTGGATTTCTCGAACGAGGTGTCCCGATCGTTGGCCGCCTGTAATGGCGTTATACTGCTAGTGGATGCGAATCAAGGTGTGCAGGCACAAACCGTGGCCAACTACCATCTCGCCCGCTCGAAACAGCTCGTCATCGTGCCAGTGCTGAACAAGATCGATCTGAAGAACGCCCGCCCGGAAGCGGTATGCAACGAGCTGCTGACGCTGTTCGACATCGATCCCGATGATGTGCTAAAAGTTTCGGCCAAGGTGGGCACGGGTTGCGATGAGGTGCTGGCTAGCATCGTGAACCGGCTGCCTGCTCCCGGAGCGAACCGGGACACGGACTTCCGGGGGCTAATATTTGATAGCTGGTTCGACAAGTATCGGGGTGCACTGAACCTTATCTACGTGAGTGATGGTGAAATCCGCACCGGCCAGGAGATCGCATCGTGCCACACGGGTAAAGCGTATGAGGTGAAAAGCTTAGCACTGCTGCGACCGGACGAACGTAAAGTGGACCGGCTGGTGGCGGGGCAGGTGGGTCTGCTCGGGTGCAACATGCGAACAAGCAAAGAGTCACACATCGGGGACACGTTGTACctgaggaaaaacaaaacgtgcGTCCCGTTGCCAGGCTTCAAGCCCCAGCAGCCGATGGTATTTGCGGGAGTTTACCCACCGGACCAAACACAGCATCCCGTCCTGAAGAGTGCCATCGAAAAGCTGGTGCTGAATGATTCTGCCGTTACCGTCGCGCCGGACTCTAGCCCAGCGCTTGGGCAAGGCTGGCGGCTCGGTTTTCTGGGCCTGTTGCATCTGGATGTGTTCAGTCAGCGATTGCAACAGGAGTACGACGCCGAACCAGTACTGACGGCACCATCGGTGACGTACAAAATCAAGCTAAAAGGCACCAAAGCGATCGCAGCGCACGGTGGCAACGAAACGGTGTACATCAGCAATCCTGCCCTGCTTCCCGACCGGACAATGGTGGAAGAGTACTACGAACCGTACGTGCTGGGGACAATTATTGCACCCACCGAGTGCGTCGGGGCCATTATTGGGCTGTGCGTCGAGCGTCGGGCAGTTCAGAAAACGTCGCTCAATATCGATAATGAGCGCATCATGACTACGTACCTGATGCCGCTGAATGAGATCGTGCTGGATTTTCACGATCAGCTAAAATCGGTCAGCTCCGGATACGCAAGCTTCGATTATGAAGATCACGGTTACGTCGAGACAAGCATCGTCCGGATGGATGTACTGTTGAATGGGCAGCTGGTGGAGGAACTGTGCACCATCACGCACACTAGCAAGGCCCAAAACCATGCGAGGGACTTGGTGGTGAAGCTGAAGGAGCTGATCCCGCGACAGATGGTGCAGATCGCTATACAGGCGGTGGTGGGTGGAAAGGTTTTGGCGCGCGAGACTATAAAAGCCTATCGAAAGGATGTGACCGCTAAATTG TATGGAGGAGATGTTACCAGACGGATGAAACTACTCAAGCAGCAATCtgagggaaagaagaaaatgagATCGATTGCTAACATCAATGTTCCACGCGATACATTCATAAATGTACTGAAACGTTAA